CTCACCGCCGTCTCGTGATCCGGGTAACAGCCGGAGGCGACAGCTCCGGTGATTGCGCAACCCAGTGCCCCCAGCTCATCGGCCCTGGGTACCCTGATGGGAGTACCGAGGACGTCGGCGAAGATCTGTGTCCATACATCGCTTCTCTTCCCTCCACCCGCGATGAAGGCCTCATCCTCCTGCCGGACAAAACGGAGTCTCTCAACATGACTGAGGTGAGAAAAACAGACCCCCTCGAGAACCGCCCGCAGCATATCCTCCCTCCGATGCCAACCGCCGAGGCCGTAGAAACCCGCCCGCGCCGAGGGCTGGACATTGCTCCCGTAAATGAAGGGATGGAATATGATTTCACAAGAAGAGGGAGTCATCTCCCTGACCTCCTCATCGACGATCTGGAAGGGAGAGACCCCCCTTGTTTCGCCTTCCTTTTTCTCCCAGAAACAGAGCTGCTCGACAAACCAGTCGAGATTGGTCGCACTCGTTGCCGAGCCGTCCATGAGGAGCCACAGCCCTGGAACGGAGTAGGTGGAGGTAAAGAGAATATCGGGGACAAGGGCCGGTCGATCCATAATCAGGCTGTTGATCGACCAGGTCCCGACAATGATCGACATCTGGCCAGGCCGTATGCAGCCGCAGCCGAGGGCCGTCATGTCGAGGTCCATCCCTCCCACGGCCACAGGAGTCCCCGGAGCCAGACCGGTTTCGGCCGAGCATTCCCTGGTCACCCTCCCTCCGAGCGCCCAGGAATCCAATATGGGAGGAAGCATTCCCCACGCCTCCGGGATGCCGTAGGCCTCGTAAATCTCCCTGGCATAGGCTCCCTTCGAAGTATCGGCCAGGGCGCCTCCGGTGGCGTCGGTGTGATCCGTGTTCAACTCCCCTGTAAGTCTGTACCTGATATAGTCTTTTACCAGACAGATGTGACGGGTTCGCCTGTATACCTCTGTTTCGTTGTCCTTGATCCACCGGAGCAGGACCGGAGGTGAGCCCGCCCAAACCTGATTGCCCGTGACCGCGTGCACCCTGGCCGGGGTGTCTTCCTCACGGAGCCGCTCCACCGTAGCCGAGGCCCTGGTGTCCACGGAAAGAATCCCACTCCGTGTGGGAAGGAAATCCCCATCCAGACAGTAAAGGCCGTTTCCATGCCCCGTAAGGGTGACACACCCGATCTCCTCGGCCTCGAGACCCGCCCTGGTGACCGCCTCCCTGATCGCCCTAACCACGTGGGACCAGAGAGCTTCAGGGTCCCGCTCCGCCCAACCGGCCCTCGGGTAGAGTGTGGGCGGCCTGGACGAACCTGAGCCGACCTCCTCACCGTCCAGGGAAAAGACTACGGCCTTACACATCGTAAGGCCCGAATCCACTGCCAGCATGTACGCCATGTAAGATTCACCCCTTTCCGACTCCGAATTGCAGGTGAGGAGATACTACGGGGACACCCGTCAAAAATCAAGGATAAATCGACCGAGGGTTTTTCGGATTTTCGAAGCAGGCACCCTAAAGTACCTTGATTTCCGAGGGCATTTCTCCCCTTCCAGGTGGATGCCTCTTGTTCCCTCCCTCCTGGGTTCACGCGGTGACTCTTCTCTGGAGTTTTGCTGGTGGGGAATTCCTCCCCCTTCCCCAGGATCACGAATCACGAACACGACTCACGAACACGACCTGTCTCCTCCCCGCTCAACCTTGGGGGGCCCCACCGCTTCTGCAATGTCGCTCCCCGGACAAAAAAAGAATCCTCAGAATGGGAAAACC
The sequence above is a segment of the Deltaproteobacteria bacterium genome. Coding sequences within it:
- a CDS encoding carbohydrate kinase produces the protein MAYMLAVDSGLTMCKAVVFSLDGEEVGSGSSRPPTLYPRAGWAERDPEALWSHVVRAIREAVTRAGLEAEEIGCVTLTGHGNGLYCLDGDFLPTRSGILSVDTRASATVERLREEDTPARVHAVTGNQVWAGSPPVLLRWIKDNETEVYRRTRHICLVKDYIRYRLTGELNTDHTDATGGALADTSKGAYAREIYEAYGIPEAWGMLPPILDSWALGGRVTRECSAETGLAPGTPVAVGGMDLDMTALGCGCIRPGQMSIIVGTWSINSLIMDRPALVPDILFTSTYSVPGLWLLMDGSATSATNLDWFVEQLCFWEKKEGETRGVSPFQIVDEEVREMTPSSCEIIFHPFIYGSNVQPSARAGFYGLGGWHRREDMLRAVLEGVCFSHLSHVERLRFVRQEDEAFIAGGGKRSDVWTQIFADVLGTPIRVPRADELGALGCAITGAVASGCYPDHETAV